The following nucleotide sequence is from Euleptes europaea isolate rEulEur1 chromosome 3, rEulEur1.hap1, whole genome shotgun sequence.
ttacccccagccgtgccgaagtccgaactcccccgctttggatccccgaaattcgggcgagatccagagttcggggggaaatccccccccgcatgccttcagggggcttccctgaaggcacacgggggggcctttaaacagatctgtgcctcccggccgggaggcacatatctattccacgccccccgtgcaccttctggggactcccctgaaggcgcgggggggggcaattttcccccaaactccggatctctcctgaatttcggggatccgaagtgggggagttcggacttcagcacggcccgaatcaaaacgggctgaattttgccgaatccgaactataccgattttttttcaacagccctagacaaGAGTAAGTAAAGCCATTCAAGGAACAAAGGTATGGCTTAAGGAGGCTATTCAGTAGAGCAAAGCAGTGGTGATTAACAATGTGAAAGTTACATTATtctaaatcaatttaaatcaatgggcttatgagtgtgtaactctccttagaatggcactgtaaggGATAGAAACTCTTGACAAAAAGAACTAGGTTTGTAACCGGGGGGTCCTGGCAGGTTAGAAGAATATAACTTTGGCctgaggttttttgtttgttttgttttggtcaaTCTGATAAATATTAAACTTGAAATTCTAGGAATAAGTACCTTATCCTTAAAGAGGTAGGGAGCAATCTTAGCATAACTACTCAGAAATCTGCCTCATGCTATTTCTCAagaaagtgtctttagaaagGCAGCCATAGAGTCTACCATTTAGagaagggttaccaacctccaggtactagctggagatctcctgctattacaactgatctccagctgatagagatcagttcacctagagaaaatggctgctttggccattatactctatggcattgaagtccctccccccccaaccctccccaggctccaccccaaaaacctcctgccggtaatgaagagggacctaacaaccctaatTTCGAGGGCAGTTTCTCCCCCATCCTTCCTCATTTAATAAGGGAGTTTTTAGCAGGCCTCTGACAGTTGTAGTCAAAGCTACACAACAAACTAATATTTCACTTTATCAGTTGTGCCTTCAAATCCTGATCCTCATAATCTGTTGAGAACACTGAGAGTTCTTTCAGAAAGCTTTTGCTCCTCCTACAGAAGTACAATTCAGAAGAGAATGGCTATTAAATGAAGCCATTTATGGTGCATCAATACCAAGTGAGCAGCAATAATCTTGACCTCAAGATAATGACATGTTCAGATTCATCTGATTTCATGCAGATCTAACTAGCTGGGCCTAATGATCTAAAACCTCCAGAGGCAATGGTCTGACTTCCATTGGACCACACacacaggttccccccccccttactcagACAGCGTAGTGTAGGCCATGAACAAACTGTATCACTGTGATCTTATTATACTAGCTGAGAATGAATTAAACTGCAagtaaaaatgtaaacaaaatagAAATGAAGAGCATGCAATATAAATTCTGTCTAGTTCCTTGAATAATGTCCCAAGTTAGAACGAAGGCATTGGCTTACCTCCGATGAAGTTAAATTCATGTCTCCCCAAATAACGATCCCTGCCGCTCCTAATGCAGCACTTTCTCCAATAGTACTAACAAGATCTTGCTGTAGTGAAAACAGAGAATAACATTATTCCTCTATTATGGACCTTTTGCCACACATCCCACTAATGTCAGGAGGAAAATAACTCATCACGAAGTTGGGAGGCCAAAGTAGGTTAGGAGGGAACTAGGCTAGAATCTCAATGGTAATATGGTTTTGATTGGTGAAACCATGTGTTAGCCCCCTTGTTCTTTCTGGCACAACTCTGGCATGGGTGAAAGCACAGAGTTTTAACACAATCCTTTTTTGTTTCTGCAGATCCTTCTCACTCTCCCCGCAGAACCATCATTCCTGGGGTTATGGGAATGTTGCAGAGGAAGAGCCATGCAGTCCAGAGgggaggaagtagggttgccagcagccccaccaccaccagtgggggatggggggttgtgttgccagatccaggttgggaaactcctggagatttggagatcaagcctggggaggacagggacgtcagtgaggtataatgccagagactccaccctccaaagcagccatttcctcctggggaactgatctttgtggtctggaaatgagctgtgattctgggggatccccaggtcccacctgaaggctagcATCCTTAGGAGGAACAAGGGGATGAAATTACCCACTCCCCTCAGCCCAGGTACACTTtcagaaaagggaggaggaacaATTCCACCCCCTTGTCCCTCctcattccacccccacccacatgGCTTCCATGATACTAGGAATGGCCTTAGCAAGGGTTAGAAGGGGTTGAGGAATGGACACAAACTTGGCAATACTCCATATTCCATACATAGGTTCCAAATCTTATATAGATATTTTGTGAATAAGCCTCACAGtggccctgtaaggtaggccattaATATCAGTAGATGAGCCACTGAGTCTGAAAGACAGCAGATTGCCTAAATCAACCTTATGAGTTCTGGGCTTGAACTGAGGTCTTCCAGACTCATACCTTGTTGCTGTACACCAACTCTAGAGCAGCAGCATCCCAAATGGCTTACCTCAGACAGAAATAATAAAGGCTCATCTTTATAGTCCAGTCGGGTATATACAAATACCGGGAGAGCATAATCATGGGATGTCATGGAGGCAATTCTCATAGACTCATTCACCCTAAACTGTGAAAAACGCAGTATATTTTCACTGTTGCCAAGGGATTTTTTCACACCGATGGAAGGATACAGAGCAGCACTGCTATTCCAGAGCCAGGAGAGTTCGTTATTCCTCAAAACCTCACTCTCTGGACAGGAGCCCGTATAGTTCTGGTCATAGAAATTATAATTGTGGCAGTCAGGGTACAAGTAGTACCCCCATAGGCCCTTAGGCCTTCTCTTAATCCCAAGCTCAAGGGTCTCCTTCATGAAAGCCTTCGCACTTTGTTCAAAGGAAAGTTTTGCCAAATATTCAACAATGTTTGCCGAAATATTCACTTGCATCTCAGAAATGAGTTTTCTGGACTGTCGCCGGTAAAtatcttttctgctccagttgcGATCCCACTGTGGCCTCCAGTGCTCCCAGTCGATGATGGCTAATCCGGTGAAATCTTTATCAGGAATGTAGTAGCTAATGTCACGGCTGGCTTTCTCCAGATGGGCTTGCAAGCTGAAATTCTGAGGTAGGCCACCATTAACAGGGACATCCTCGGGAGTGTACCAAGGGTAATATCCCAGCCTGTTGACATAAAAGATAGTCACATTCTGTCCTCTTGCTCTGGCAAATGGGCTTCCAATTATTTGGAACATTCTGAGGTCAATGGTAACATTATATCTCATGGAACAATGATCAGTCGGTGCATTCCAGGCAGCTATAAAAGGCTTCCTTTGGAACACCGGTAGCTGAGTGGGCTTCAAGGCAGAAGACCAGATAAATGAAATCTGTAACCATGTTGAAAAGTGGATCTGCTGGGTGACAGATAACAATATTTCAGTTTTCAGTAGGATCATGTGaaaaatttctctctctttctctctctcacacaaacaccaTAATTTTACTAAATTTTCAAAGAAAAGAGGCATTTCTGTTATGTTTACACTTATCTAAGACTGGTGTAGTGTCGTGGTTAGAGTACAGGACTAGGATCTAGAAGTCCCATGGTCAGTcctcccactctaccatggaagctcgctgggtgaccttgagccagccactcttcctcagcctaacctatagggttgccaggccggccccccttgccaccggcagacgttttgttgtggtggggctgggggggaatGATCagcacaataatgtcacttccagggtaaacccagaagtggcaaggACAcgctagcacattcctccaaaaactctatggtttatccCGAAAGTGACAATCAccccctttcagctggcctgcttctgcccaccagccagctgaggagtGGTGGCCAGCCCCTTTAATTGGAAAGCAGTTGCCCGCCAttgcctggtatctggcaaccctattaacctaCCTTGCCtgttataaaatggaggaggagaaatgaTCTAATAAGCCATTTGGATCTGCATTgaggaaaaaagcagggtataaatatctcaatAAATAAGACTGTAATGGTACAATCTACATATCTTCAGCTGCATGAAGCTCCCAAAATAATTTTGGCATCAGTTATAAACTAAATAATGTCTTTAATATGACAAAGAAAATACATCTCATTGTTACAAAAATATACTTGGAAACATGATGGGGACTGCAAAAGCTCTTAACAACATGGCAGTTAAGGTTACAAATCCCAATGAACCTTGCGTGGTTTACTTTTGCAAGCTACAAGCCAAACTACATTTATTATATTTCCACAGTTTTTAACTTGCAAGTTTGATTCACAATTTTGACACATTGTCCTCAAAATCTCAGCTTTCAGATCAGTCCTTTAACTTTTTCTGGATTGTGCGTTCAGTAAAGTAGCCTTCTTTCTAACAACCTTATTCAGAATAGTTGTAGGTGCTCTCTTTCACCACTGAGCATCACCAGGAGTCTGGTTCatggccctttttaaaaaacaaaaagctatTTAAGGTAAGTTACAGAATGTTTTGACTTAGATGAATGGCTTTGTGTTAATTTGGGTTCGTACTTAGCAAGCACATGCCAAATTGGCATGGAAATGCCATTGTTTAAATCTATGTGGTTTAAAATGCTTGATTTTGAAAGAGAAAACAACAATTTTCAGAACTGCCACAGTGGTTAGAGATGATTACCTGTGTTATAGTGTGAGGGTGGAGGAGAGCTACAATCAAGCAATGACATCAGCTGAGCTATAAATAGATCAAGTTCCAGTTGTAAAGGTAAGTCAGCATCAAAAGGAAGTGACCTAAGCACGGCAAGAAATTCAACATTTTGAAATGATGTCAGCATTGCACTATGGGGTCTGATTCATTTGGGCAATAACTTGGAAACTTCACCCATTATaactccgtgtgtgtgtgtgtgtgtgtgtgtgtgtgtgtgtgtgtgtgtgtccccgtCCAAATATAGGCTTTCTTTATCTTGGGCTATCTGTGCAAGCCCATCTGCTTTCAGTTCCCTTTATCCATTTCCATGGTTTTATTACAAGTGGCCAATTGTATATTATAAACTGTAGCTGCTGCTCTGGAAGTCAGTAGCCTTGGAAAGAAATGGATTCTGCAATGTTAGAACGGGAGTTCTCAAGATCTTCTGGACCATGAAGTGCAAAAAATAGGGGCTGCCTGAAAGTATGCCTCCAGAATCTCACCTACAAAAATCCCACATACCTATTTCCTTCAAAACACTCCTATT
It contains:
- the LOC130474790 gene encoding hyaluronidase-4-like — its product is MILLKTEILLSVTQQIHFSTWLQISFIWSSALKPTQLPVFQRKPFIAAWNAPTDHCSMRYNVTIDLRMFQIIGSPFARARGQNVTIFYVNRLGYYPWYTPEDVPVNGGLPQNFSLQAHLEKASRDISYYIPDKDFTGLAIIDWEHWRPQWDRNWSRKDIYRRQSRKLISEMQVNISANIVEYLAKLSFEQSAKAFMKETLELGIKRRPKGLWGYYLYPDCHNYNFYDQNYTGSCPESEVLRNNELSWLWNSSAALYPSIGVKKSLGNSENILRFSQFRVNESMRIASMTSHDYALPVFVYTRLDYKDEPLLFLSEQDLVSTIGESAALGAAGIVIWGDMNLTSSEVNCTKVKQFIDSELGFYIINVTRAVEVCSRHLCQNNGRCVRRNWKALDYLHLNPSSFQIKASKHQGFTVRGKPSHSDLQIMSAKFTCHCYQGFKGADCREGKTSGKQQGNSATLLSTGIVVMMKLVSLNYLLPEISGLT